The following nucleotide sequence is from Siniperca chuatsi isolate FFG_IHB_CAS linkage group LG2, ASM2008510v1, whole genome shotgun sequence.
ATAATATACAAATCATTATACAGTAACTAGGTCAAGACAGAAGAGACCCAGTTGGGCTTTTACAGCCTCCTGTTGTCACATGTCCACCTATCAACACagcattgtgtgcatgtgtgggggGATGTCGTTAATTTGTAAGGGCATACATGCAACTGTAAATAATGTAAGTATAAAAACACTTTTGGCTCCCACATCACATCCAATCGAAGCTGTTACAGGATGAAGTTTGTCTCATTTTAACCCATTGAGGTTGACGATTGTGTCAGCCAGGACTTCTATAATTGAAAATATtcattactgtatgtaatttatTACTTTGTCATAAATCAGCCTTAGAGTCCTTGGACCATTCACTGCGCTCATAAGAGTGTTAATTAAAACACTGAACTATGATAACGCTGCCATTTTCTGAAGGGcaatgaaatatactgtatgggaacttatcttttttttttttttgcattgtacAGTACAAGGTATCACCACATTTGACAATACAATCAATACTTAGGGGCTACTTCACCATGTTGACATACTCTGTTGTGTACATCTTCATACATTTAAACATCCTTAATCATTTTTGAGATTGTGAATTTGACTTTGTCCTTCATGTGATGTAATTGAATCATTCAAAGCCCTGTGAGATATTACAGctcaattaaatgtatttatattcagtGAAGGACACTGGCACTGTAGTGAAATTTTACATCACTCATTTATGTTTTCTGTATGCTATGTACTTTAAAGGCAttctaaaagcaaaatgcaCTGTACCAGTAAATATGGAAAGAATGTCTTAAACAAACAACTTTAATGTGGATGTAACTGATCCTTTCTGAGAGTGCAGTAACATCATTGCTTTAATGTGTAATTGGTTAAATGCCTGTTCAACTAAAACACCTGCATTTTCTGGATTCATTTGCTGTTGACAAATGAGTTTTAaaactctgccataaagccttCTATTCATAGTTTCAGTGAGACTTATggcagtgtgtatatatatgctAATTCCTCATTCTACCACCACctgatttgaatgtgttttgtctgtgctgctgGCTGTTATTAATGTCACATAGATTGTGTGGTGTTAAAGTGCTTTGCTGCTCAAAGCTTAAGAGGTTCCCAGAGTCAATAATTTCTCTCAAAGTGGTGGGCTTCCATGAGCAGCTGTTTTCTATAACACCCAGCCTGATGGTGTTGGTCAACACTACAGTCTGTCAATCCATCTTTTGTCTTTGTACATTTTCTCCACATCTCCACAACAGGTTGGATCAACAGGATTCATACATGTTACGCTGTAGTGTGGTTTGTGTTTTGGATAATGAAGCCAGGGCTTGGATCTTTTTTGTAAGTGAATCATAAGATGACTGCTCAAACACAATCGATGCTGCTGGCTTTCATCTGAACTCATTTATCCACACCCACACTGTCTCTTTGGGTCTATAGTCTGCCTGATGGTCTGTCTTGCTTTTCCCTCTTTAAGATACACACTTGTGATTTTTCATACTTAATGATTCAGACACCACTGTCTTTCTATTAACTCTTCcctttgttattttcttgcAGCCTCTCAGGCCCACTGCTTCTCCAGCTGTTGTGCTCTGTAATTGTTCAGAGGACACCTGTGGCCCATGTCCACCTCATTACCTTTACATCTGTTTTGTGACCACcacatctgtctctttctatctAGCTATTATCTATTTCTCTATCATTCTAGCTATATGATTGTTAAAATGGGATGCATTGCATTCTATGATTTAACAAAGAAATGGCATCTGCCTTCATTCTCCATTGAATCTTCACTGTGTCTCCCCTGAAATATAGTATTATAGCATGTTTTACTAATGAATGGGTAATGCCTGTAGACTCATTCATACCAGATATAGGACATCAAACCCTCTATATTTACAACATTCATCcacatgaaaaatgttcaatAGACCTTGGCTTGGCAGAAAGATTACAGGATACTAAAACATTTGCAATCATCATGGGTCGCACAGTGAGAGCTGTTTTATATACCCTACAGTAAGTTATGCAGTGTACCAGAGTAAATTATAGgatgtttttggttttcatcttggCATGACAAGGGATTTtaaataatgtgaaaggggttagTTTAGAAAAATAGTGGTTCTGTTGTGTTGGGCGTCAAGCAGGCTAACAGGGGAAAACAAGGGATTGAACCCAAACGCAGACAATGGAGGCAGGCTGGtaaagttcaatgatttaataagGAATATAAGGCTGACACAGATagccaggcaggcagtggtcaaaatcaggaaggcagtccaacagaggcaaacaagtccaaggGTGGTAAGcaataatccaaaatccaaaagcaaggtccaagagaaacagaagaacaCACTGGGGAAACAAAGGCTGGGATGCTTGACAAGAAGACAATgacgaactgacaaagaaagaagggaagcacacagactatatacacaggtgagggcaggataactagacacaggtgcaactaatcagTGCAGGGCAGATAATCAAAATTGGAGGGAAAaaccacacaaagacaggaagtgaagctaaacaagacagacagatgaggcagaacatttacaaaataaaacaggaaatgcataAACCAAACGCTCAAACCATGACAGGTTCACTGTAATGTTAAAATCAGCTTCCTACATTTAGGAAAGAAGATCTAAGGCTTTAAAAGAGTGCTCCATCGATTTAGTATTGTACTCTATAACATTATTAAACTCACAATGGAGcgttttttcaaaaataaaaggatcaaaatcaatgcagcacaaccacattgtcttttttattcttccttgtcaaaacctagTACCTAcactacccacaatgcaactcaccAGCCAACAGCTTGGGCAGAGATTCAGATGTGTTGTGCTAGttgcggctaatgtagcctcgagctgctagcctcaagcagaaaTGAGGaacaggctacagaggtctggtaaactcatcttctttctaactccacacccccagattttttcattttcaaacttgtagtctccAACCGAGTTGAGTGACATCACTttaggcaatttatcagacttcacgcaGCTCCAACTGGAGCTACAGAAGGctttataaaactttttttcccataTGTAGTTGTACTCCCAAAGACCTGCAAACAGACTTTGATATGTAAAATCGGTGGGGTTCCCCTTTAATTAATGACACATTACCCACAGGCtacagtgttattattactattattattattaagttgagtaaataaaattattaagtGGGTTATTAAGTATATATCTAGTAATTCACTGAATAAACCAACCAATATTAATTTACCTTTTTTGGCCACATAGAGGCAGGTCAACaagttgtaaaaacaaaattgacatattatcaaagtataaagttgatatgacaAACATGTTAGCttacagttgcctatttacacatccagcagacatggagcagcattagcatttattttgagtcatgtttctggccacctgatgaatgtccaataaaaacttccaaaaatattcactcttgttctgttttggtctctaccaactcctgctGAGGGTAAAATttgcctctttagctgctaagtgCACCACTATGTTAACTAGCTAGTCGCTGTTGTTGAAAACGATGCTGataagagtgaaccaaaacggTAGTTGCGAAACGTACACccaaaacaatcagctgaaagACCCTAAAACATTCCAtacagctgaggggaactgcagagtcaagtGAATATTCTCTGTGAGTTCATCACAGGTgacatctttcacattacacaaagtcatttcatccactgttaatatcaaaaacattgattaatgcagctttaaaaaaatctgtttcttttgATTTAAACACATTAGTCTGCTGTGCAGTACCCTAATGTTTTTCTTAATGAAAAATAAGCATCAATTGAGTGTAAACAGTTTAATAAACTACTAATCATAACATGTCAGTGTCAGCTTCTCATAAAAGATGGCAATTCACAGCTACAGCAAATGTATTGTAGCATCCAGCGCCAACCTGTCGCAGGGCgatcacagacacagacaaggacagacctAGAGGTTTATATCAATCCATGCGTTCTTCTTCCCATGCAGTCGTCCAAATACCAACACGAttttattgggaggcaggagctagccgctctgccaccgtgcatctcatacagacacacaaggtaccctttagtgtctgtatgagacgcaccgggctgccagaaagcctttagGAAGACAGGTGATGTAGTATATAGACAGAGAAAGTCCACAAAGGGAGTAGGtcaaaccaaaagtcaacaatgacttatttaaagttacaTAACATTACATACGTGACTTACGTCACTTACATGTCACATAACATACTTATtataacccaaaccatgatcttttcctaaacctaaccaagtagttttgttgcctaaacctaaccaaactgcgactgtttcacaatgttaaccatATGTTAAAAAGGGGCGTGATAAAGCAGGTATGAAGGTGAAGTGAGTAAAAGATGTGAGCATGATTATGGTTATACTTTCTCATTCATATATTGTTGAAGAAAAGTTGTACTGAAGATGGTCCTTAATAAAAGAATAACTCAAAGAGCCTCAGTTGTCCTTACTTGAATATTTGgatttattacaacacaaatcTGTTAACAGAGAAGTATTGGAACGGCATGTACTCATGGGCACAGCCACCCCAACATTTGGCTTGACATTTTCTCAGCACAGCACTAATAGCAAAAGTGGGTGGTGGTTACAATTTATATAAATCCGTagaaagacaagacaaagaaagagactgtcTTGTCCTTAGTTATCAGTATCAGTAGCTCAGAGCCTTCTCGAGGTACATCTTATCTTATGGTTTGGACATCTGGTGCCTCATAacccaaaaacaacataatcacagggCCTCAAGGCCTCCTTTGTAAAACCAAGTCTAAGTTCCATAAATTCTATTACACCCATAAAACAACTCAGAGGAGACAAAATGTAtccaatatttatatttctacaaATAAACAATCTCTATATGCGTTTAAGTCTttgcagatactgtatattcactGTGGACTGAATGCCACAGTgcagagaatttttttttttctccatgaaaACCATGAAGGATAGGAGGCTGAACATAGAGATAACCCTGAATAACAGTttctgacatgatgatgatcaaaCATCTAAATATGAGATCTTATTGTAGAGATCTAATCTAATTCAAATGCCTCAATCAAAATGAGAAACAGCTCACATAAATGGCAACAGATGAAGGCTGTATCAGGTTCTGTGCTCTCCTGGAGTTGGTCTGCCTTATTGATGCATATTTTTATGATAGCATAACATAAAccgtttttatttttattatttgcttGCTTTTTATCAGTAGAAATTGGAGCTAAGTGAGTCTCAACGGTTACATTTACTGAAAAGCTATCCGCATAAGAATTTATTGTAAATGAGTACCAACTtgcttgtcttgtttttatataatatgtataaatataatttgaGAAAAAGCTGGCAATTTACTGTGGAAAAACCCCTGATGGATTCGCACGGATTTAAGAAACTATGCTGCAATATACAAAATTGCATTACCTCAAAAGACATTGCATTGGAAAAATGGTTGACATAATTATTTGGTTGCAAAGTTATTTGCATATCAGTTTCCCTCTCTGGAATGcattttgttctgtctctttacTTTACTATCTTAAGATATTCTTcttttttgaatatttgaaagCCTCTGCTGTCACCACCTCATGCAAAGTGATGTGAAAAATTGCACCTAAGTGTTCTTGTCTAAAGTTCAGCTGCCAGCCCAGAGGTTTGAATATGTCACAAAAAGTTTAGAGTGGGAAAAATGATCCACAGCACAGACAGGCATATATATTAGCATTTGGTAGACTGAGGTGATAcgttaaaaaaatcacaaaataaaagaattaaTCTGCTGAAGACAATGATGACAATGTCAAAAATGATTATTGTTtcatctttcttttgttttagctGCATGCGCTaacatttctttcaaatgtGTGTAAGCAGGGAAGACAGCGATGTAACTAAAGATATCGGTATAGTGTGAATTTGTGTCTTCTTTTAATGATATGGTGTCCGAGTGGGTCTATGCACCAAGTGTATTCACTGgtcactgaaaaagaaatgtttacaCTACAGAGAAAATACACTGTttttaaagggggaaaaaagacaaaaaaatacctacaaacatttttattcttagaCTCCACAGCACTATAAGACCACAGATGAAGCAAAAGCAAGCCTCTTTGTGTGAGAAACCCTGCAACttaaaaaatgttcaaagaCTCGATTCATGAATATTTTACCCAATGTGCCAGAACTTCATCTGAACATCTGACTGTACTGGAGTCCATCAATAGCATATCTGTCTTAACACCCAGGCCACACAGtgtcactctctctcgctccctttctttctctcactttgccTCCCTGTCCCCTCTAACGGCCACACACAGGGCCATTCATTCAAAGGCCCTCCTCATCCAGCCACAGCGGTCCCCTGAGGTGCCTATATACAGACCAAGCTGCCTGTGATTGAAGTGTGAGATAGGAGGGAGAACCAGTGGGGCTCGTTGCTTCTTCTTCACTTATGACAACACTTTATAAGGCTTCCTTTGACACCCACTCTCTGCTTTGCTCATAGTTTGATGATGAAGGCTTGTTTGAGAAAAATGATGATGGAGGGAATTCTTAGTACTGGTTTAAGACTAATACTTAACACTTGTATAAGAGACTTTGTGGTTAgttgttaatacaaaaaaagttgtaaaagtATCTCTTACTAATTGTGATGCTGCAGTACAGCTCAAACACTGGAAAAAGCTGgcatgcatttattttgtccATTGTGTCCATTGGTGTTTTTAATTCATTGCTTCCATAGAGTGGTGCCAATTTGCGATTTTCAAAAACATAACCAGCTAAACTCAACTTTAATATAACTGTTAAGTCAATATGCAGATCCCAAGGAtggattaccaaccaggcaaagtGGGTGACTGCCCCCGGCTCCAAAAGTTCCTCTGTATGTCAACTGGTTTGTACTAATTTAACTTGTTTACGAGTATGCACCAACCAAGTTCAATAAATGAAATGGTAAGTGCCTTAATGCGGGTCTTACTTCATTACCTAATCTTGACAGGACCTCACTGTGTTAAAAATCTAGTTTAAGCCCATAATTATATCTGTTTTATCCTTGTTGCTTATTCCTAAATGAATGTGCTAAATCAAATTGCCACACATCAATCCTGGGGCCATATAGTACTTTAATGGCCTGAATGTACGACCATATTTTTTTCTGGATATTACGTTTGAAAAAGTGAGggttgtattatattttagGACAAAACATTTCCGTTTGCACAACAGCAGACATtaggtgtgtttccatccacccaTTTTTATGCGTATTTTCAATTTTTGCATAACTTGGGTGTAAACGGCGAAAAAGTAAAAGCCGAAAAagtttttacgcttggctgaggctgaataaatgatgatgtacaTAAAGCATGGAACCTTAATGTCCACTGAAGCTTCCACTCCACTGAAGAGACGAAAAATAGCAgcagacgaaaacatcagatctgtgtagAGCAATGAGGAGACAGTAACCTtccacattaatacatgaaacaaacagaaatgccatgTTTCGATCGTGTTTTCTatattgtttttcactgtttgagGTTCAACTGGCACTCTTTTTATTACATCATCTTGTTGCGCCTTCTTCTTCcacaatggtttaatggcacccgacTGGAGAATTGGCACCACCTACTACTTATCTCGATGAACCCACTCCTAATAATCGCATAACAGTGGTGGATGGAAACAGGAATTCATTCGCGTTTTCTTTTGCCGATTTTCTCGCAATTtggttaaaatgtattatacatttggatggaaacctagctattgttttttaattgaacTGTTACATTATTTGAGTGTTGCATTGGACTGAACCCCATCTCCATCCACAGCAAAACAGTTGAACCAGTTGACAGTTTCAAGTACCTTGGACTCATTATAGACAATAACTCGTTTTGACCAACACACCACTGCTCTCCATAAAAGATGCCAGCAAAGACTCCATGTCATCTGTGAACTACGAGCACTGTCTGTTGTTATTTTAGGTGAAAAGGGGAGGTTGTCTTATGACCAGAGTCGTCTTGTATTCTGACCAATGCAGTATTCTTGCCTAGAAAAACTGCACATGCTTTTCTGATAGGGAGGAATGGGGGTTGATAGGGGCCCAGCTGCTCATTTTTGCCCTGCACCCCTCAAGAAGTTTAATCCGGTCATGTTAAAGCCCTTCTGGAAAATGGGAATCATGTTGTATATATCCTTCATAAAGTATTCATTTACAAGAGGCATTTACTAAAGTTAGGACAGTAATTCTGCAGCCTTTTGGTGCTTAACTCACTATAATATTAAAGTGCTCTATAGTGAGTTTCCTATACTCGAGTATTTTTTCTAAATCTGCTGTATCACTGTCCCTACCATGCAGTGGTATTTTATGCTTTAGTAAGCAATACAGCACCACGATATAGCCAAAGTGACAGGGTGAGTCTGTCACATATGATGGTAAAGTGAGGCAGAAGGAAGGAGGGCTGATAACACAAAGCTGGCACAGCGAGGGAGACGCGCATTGTACTTTGCGCTGGAGAAAAGGAAGCGCGCTGCTCCTCTCCATCACATTTCACTTTCCAAACACTGacgggaaaacaaagacaggcagGATGTAAAATCCAATAAGAGGACGTAAACAAATCCGGCTACAAACCGTTTCTTTTCAGTCTTGTGGTCCATAGACCGGTTCATTCTGCTCCATCAGCCGCGTTTAGGCGCTCTGCTCGGTGCAGGAGTCTGTCCACAGACCGACAAAGAGAGGTGCCGCTCGCTGCTTCATCCCGCTGGATGGACCCGAGCTCTAATTCTCTCACTTATATCTGAGGACTCGGTCTTTGCCGAAACTCTGATTCTGTTTGGAagagttgggattttgtccccGTCCCCGTCCCCCTCCACTTTTATcggtgagtgtttgtgtgtttgctacTTGATCAGTTTCACTCAATTTCTCTCTGACAATATGTTGAGATGCGTTTCAAAGATTAGCATATGTTAGTTGAACAAATGCATTTCGTGATAAAGTTAGTCCACTACATGCATGGGGGGAAAGTATTTTCAGAGTACACAGCCATCTTTTTTTAAGATATGTGTAAACATTTACTTCTAATGACAAATTAACTGGCCAGGTGATATAGTTTATTTCTAAAACAATTTCAGGTAATTAATGTATTTGATTTTGAATTAAACCACCGAAAAATGGTGTAATAACGTTGTTGCATCTAGAGCAGTTTCCTCCTTATTCGATTCAACAGGTTTGTTTCAGTCCATGACAGTCAGCGCTTCTCCCCGTCTGTCAGTTAATGATGCTGCTCAGGACAgattgtagttgtagttgtgtCTTTACTAATGGTGCTGATGTTAGTTTAACCGATTAACTGCATTGTATTAACTGTACATCTAACTGATCATTCATATCTGTACACAATGTGGGCTTCCAAAACAGAAGGTTCACAAATGCAACTCAACGAATTGGTATCAGTCACCATCTGTGCAAACTGTTACAGGCTTCAAATATCAGTAGAAATCACGGAGTATAAATTTCATATAAACTTTACATTGAGGTAGTAGTATGTTAAAAACTGAACAGAACAGAACTGAGACTAGACTTCACCTTTAACTGCGTGCTGCATGTCTGGTTGCCCCACATTTGTGCTTTAGTTGCTGCCATATATTAGCTTTTTTCCTCGAAATTATATGACATTTTGGGCACATTCTGCTGGATTTggactgaaagcaggggagaGTGACTAGAAATTTAATAGAGAGGAAGACTCATttggaaattaaaatgtcatgagCTTCATCTGAATTAGAATTAGCCgagtatgtgtacacacagttCAAGGAATTTGGTTCAGTTTTTTGTTGCTCTCAGTGTACTTAGGCCTACACAGTTCCAATACAAATGGcgatagaaatagacatacagttaaaacaacaaagctgaacaaagacaggTAAAAATAAGCAGAACTATTATATACATCCAAGaaggtgaaaaaaatgtgtatgtataaaaagcGACAATGAATGACAACATATAATGCTTATATACAAGTCagatgtttctgtaaattgtaaacaaatataaataatgcGAAGACATAAATATTGAATGGAGATACTTGAAGTAGGttgttatgtacagtatgcatgtctatatacaatatatacagcatgcttataatatataaattcatGCTGCTACCTTTAGTGCCATGATTGAAAACACTGATACTTCATATAgtgtgctgctgttttcagcattatgtttcctctctttttgttgCCATTTATCCCTCAGATGTCAGTTGATTTCGAGGAAAGTCGTCTCTGAAGGTGAGGAGGACTACTTTAAAGACTCTGCTTCACGATGGCGACAGGAGTAGCAGCGTGGCTCCCTTTTGCCAGGGCAGCAGCCATTGGCTGGATGCCTGTTGCCAACTGCCCCATGCCCATTGCACCAAGAGATAACAGTAAGAGACAGGACGAGCTGATCATCCTCAATGTCAGCGGCCGTCGTTTTCAGACCTGGAGAACCACACTGGACCGCTACCCTGACACACTGCTGGGCAGCTCTGAGAAAGACTTCTTTTACAATGAGGAAAGCAAGGAGTACTTCTTTGACCGGGACCCTGATGCCTTCAGAAGCATCCTCAACTTTTATCGGACAGGGAAGCTCCACTACCCCCGCCACGAGTGCATCTCAGCCTATGATGAGGAGTTGACCTTCTTCGGCATCATCCCGGAGATCATCGGTGACTGCTGCTATGAAGAGTACaaggacagaaagagggagaactTAGAGCGGCTGCAAGATGATCAGGAGGAGAATAAGGACCAGAAGCTGCCCAACATGAACTTCAGGGAGACCATGTGGCGGGCCTTTGAGAACCCCCACACCTCCACCATGGCCCTGGTCTTCTACTATGTCACTGGTTTCTTCATCGCCATCTCAGTCATCACTAATGTGGTGGAGACAGTGCCCTGTGGTTCCACCGCCAACCAGAAAGACATGCCATGTGGTGAACGCTACACAGTGGCGTTCTTCTGCATGGACACCGCCTGCGTCATGATATTCACAGTGGAGTACCTGTTGCGCCTGTTTGCCGCACCAAGCCGTTACCGTTTCATGCGCTCAGTGATGAGCATCATCGATGTGGTGGCCATCTTGCCGTACTACATCGGCCTGGTGATGACCAACAACGAGGACGTGAGCGGCGCCTTCGTGACGCTGCGCGTCTTTCGAGTGTTTCGTATCTTCAAGTTCTCCCGTCACTCACAGGGCCTGCGGATCCTGGGTTATACACTCAAGAGTTGTGCTTCAGAGCTgggcttcctcctcttctcactCACCATGGCCATCATCATCTTCGCCACAGTCATGTTCTACGCAGAGAAGGGCTCTAGCTCCAGCAAGTTCACCAGCATCCCAGCTTCCTTCTGGTACACTATTGTCACCATGACGACGCTGGGGTGAGTAATGGACATATGCACACCcacgtacacacatacagtcactcacacacacgtaaatacattcatacacatgtacacattgtAAGAATCCTTTATCTCATTAACTCTGCTATactatatttgtatttgttagaGAACTAAAACATTTATGATGTTAATGAATGCACCAGACGCAtttttgtgaatttaaaaaatataattaataatttatgaaAACCACTTTGAATTTCAAATTAGCATTAAGACAGCCTACCCCATACTTCAGTACGCTACAGTTTATTTGAGGCTGCCAGTGTGAGTAAAGGTGGGTGTAGCATTTATCTACCAGAACAAACACTCGTGGCATTTTGTTTGCCTCACTTAGAGCTCGCCAAATACGGAGACAGTGGTTGAATACATACAAT
It contains:
- the LOC122886984 gene encoding potassium voltage-gated channel subfamily D member 3-like isoform X1, whose translation is MATGVAAWLPFARAAAIGWMPVANCPMPIAPRDNSKRQDELIILNVSGRRFQTWRTTLDRYPDTLLGSSEKDFFYNEESKEYFFDRDPDAFRSILNFYRTGKLHYPRHECISAYDEELTFFGIIPEIIGDCCYEEYKDRKRENLERLQDDQEENKDQKLPNMNFRETMWRAFENPHTSTMALVFYYVTGFFIAISVITNVVETVPCGSTANQKDMPCGERYTVAFFCMDTACVMIFTVEYLLRLFAAPSRYRFMRSVMSIIDVVAILPYYIGLVMTNNEDVSGAFVTLRVFRVFRIFKFSRHSQGLRILGYTLKSCASELGFLLFSLTMAIIIFATVMFYAEKGSSSSKFTSIPASFWYTIVTMTTLGYGDMVPKTIAGKIFGSICSLSGVLVIALPVPVIVSNFSRIYHQNQRADKRRAQKKARLARIRISKSGSTNTFLQCKHNGLLNDLLELTDTEEDEQKLTKSLSLLESQHHHLLQCLEKTTAHEFVDEQMYEQNCLETTLQTYPSRSPSISSHDSSVGTCCGCRVKRKTPLPNTSLPSTHQGPLQELSAIHIQCGDPPSHTVSRSNLNLKTDNSSRINCKGGRITTAIISLPAPPALTPDGDGLHGSPQRRPPPPAGHPATPSIQTTASSAGINIVKVSAL
- the LOC122886984 gene encoding potassium voltage-gated channel subfamily D member 3-like isoform X2 yields the protein MATGVAAWLPFARAAAIGWMPVANCPMPIAPRDNSKRQDELIILNVSGRRFQTWRTTLDRYPDTLLGSSEKDFFYNEESKEYFFDRDPDAFRSILNFYRTGKLHYPRHECISAYDEELTFFGIIPEIIGDCCYEEYKDRKRENLERLQDDQEENKDQKLPNMNFRETMWRAFENPHTSTMALVFYYVTGFFIAISVITNVVETVPCGSTANQKDMPCGERYTVAFFCMDTACVMIFTVEYLLRLFAAPSRYRFMRSVMSIIDVVAILPYYIGLVMTNNEDVSGAFVTLRVFRVFRIFKFSRHSQGLRILGYTLKSCASELGFLLFSLTMAIIIFATVMFYAEKGSSSSKFTSIPASFWYTIVTMTTLGYGDMVPKTIAGKIFGSICSLSGVLVIALPVPVIVSNFSRIYHQNQRADKRRAQKKARLARIRISKSGSTNTFLQCKHNGLLNDLLELTAHEFVDEQMYEQNCLETTLQTYPSRSPSISSHDSSVGTCCGCRVKRKTPLPNTSLPSTHQGPLQELSAIHIQCGDPPSHTVSRSNLNLKTDNSSRINCKGGRITTAIISLPAPPALTPDGDGLHGSPQRRPPPPAGHPATPSIQTTASSAGINIVKVSAL